A single Defluviitalea saccharophila DNA region contains:
- a CDS encoding RsmB/NOP family class I SAM-dependent RNA methyltransferase — protein MKLPVQFEEKMKNLLKEEFNQYVKSFEEKRHYGLRVNTLKIEPDQFKERVDFQLSPVPWCKEGFYYSEEDKPAKHPYYYAGLYYIQEPSAMAPGAVLDVQPGDKVLDLCAAPGGKSTQLGAKLKQEGVLFANDISATRIKALIKNIEMAGIRNAVITNETPERLSERLEEYFDKILVDAPCSGEGMFRKEPQALKNWESHGVEKCCSMQRNMLPYAAKMLKPGGYMLYSTCTFSPEENEGSIEEFLKNHPDFEVVPIPHENGFAPGRPEWIGGRESLRGAVRLWPHKVKGEGHFLVLLHKKEGEIKNKVFIPKREVSDKVLEDFYNFMKENINVKLEGDFKIHGDNLYLVPKDVPDLNGLRIIRSGWLLGSLKKNRFEPSHVMAMGLTKDMVKNSIDLPLEDPNVIRYLKGETLQIEGHKGWNLVCVDGYPLGWGKMQQNMLKNKYYPSWRWM, from the coding sequence ATTAAGTTACCTGTACAATTTGAAGAAAAAATGAAAAATCTTCTTAAAGAAGAATTTAATCAATATGTTAAATCTTTTGAAGAAAAAAGACATTATGGATTGAGGGTAAATACCTTAAAGATAGAGCCAGATCAATTTAAGGAGCGGGTGGATTTTCAACTTAGTCCTGTACCGTGGTGTAAGGAAGGCTTTTATTATTCTGAAGAAGACAAACCTGCAAAACATCCGTATTATTATGCAGGACTGTATTACATTCAAGAACCCAGTGCCATGGCACCGGGAGCTGTTTTAGATGTTCAGCCGGGGGATAAAGTGTTGGATCTGTGTGCTGCCCCCGGAGGAAAAAGCACACAACTTGGCGCCAAGTTAAAACAAGAAGGAGTCCTTTTTGCCAATGATATCAGCGCAACCAGAATAAAAGCGCTGATAAAAAATATTGAAATGGCAGGAATTCGAAATGCGGTGATCACCAATGAAACCCCTGAGAGGTTGTCGGAGCGCCTCGAAGAGTACTTTGATAAAATATTAGTGGATGCTCCCTGCTCCGGAGAAGGTATGTTCAGAAAAGAGCCGCAAGCTCTAAAGAACTGGGAATCTCACGGGGTAGAAAAATGCTGCAGCATGCAAAGAAATATGCTTCCCTATGCTGCAAAAATGCTTAAGCCGGGGGGATATATGCTTTATTCTACCTGTACTTTTTCACCAGAAGAAAATGAGGGTTCGATAGAAGAATTTTTAAAAAATCATCCCGATTTTGAAGTAGTTCCTATACCCCACGAAAATGGCTTTGCACCGGGAAGGCCTGAATGGATAGGAGGACGAGAAAGTTTAAGGGGAGCTGTTAGATTATGGCCCCATAAAGTTAAGGGAGAAGGACATTTCTTAGTTCTCCTGCATAAAAAAGAGGGAGAGATAAAAAATAAAGTATTTATTCCCAAACGTGAAGTATCAGACAAAGTATTAGAAGATTTTTATAACTTTATGAAAGAAAATATAAATGTTAAACTGGAAGGGGATTTTAAAATTCATGGAGATAACCTCTATCTGGTTCCTAAAGATGTGCCTGATCTTAACGGTTTGAGGATTATACGCTCCGGATGGCTGTTGGGAAGTTTGAAGAAGAATCGTTTTGAGCCTTCGCATGTAATGGCAATGGGTCTTACAAAAGATATGGTTAAGAATAGCATTGATTTACCTTTAGAAGATCCTAATGTGATTCGTTATTTAAAGGGTGAAACCCTTCAAATAGAAGGTCATAAGGGATGGAATTTGGTATGTGTAGACGGATATCCCCTTGGTTGGGGCAAAATGCAGCAAAATATGTTAAAGAATAAATATTATCCATCATGGCGATGGATGTAG
- a CDS encoding DUF1538 domain-containing protein produces MLMQKLKEVVISVLPITIIVLLLNFTLVPIGANLVGRFIIGAILIILGLAIFLFGVDLGIQPIGTLMGESITKSKKLWVVLVFGFILGFFVNIAEPDLQVLAKQVSDVTSGVISQRDLLVVVSIGIGLMVSVGLGRIVFNFPLNRLLTILYGIILILGLIASPSFLGIAFDSGGATTGSMTVPFILSLGLGVSSIRGGKESEKDSFGLVGIASTGPMIAVFMMSIISKISELTGDLPAHDIEELGIIAPFIHEMPKIIFEVTMALLPFLILFLIFQAFFFKLTKRQFSKILKGLLYTFIGFVLFLTGVNAGFMEAGTAIGHGIASLEKSWLLIPIGFILGFTVILAEPAVYVLNEQIEDVTSGHIKKKVILYTLAIGVAAAVSLSMLRIMAVNIKLWHFLLPGYALAIVLSHFSPKLFVGIAFDSGGVASGPMTATFILAFAQGAANAMEGADVLLDAFGVIAMVALTPLIAIQILGLIYERKASQRS; encoded by the coding sequence ATGTTAATGCAGAAATTAAAAGAAGTCGTAATATCTGTACTTCCCATAACAATTATTGTATTACTCCTTAATTTTACTTTAGTTCCTATTGGGGCCAATTTAGTGGGGAGATTTATTATTGGAGCAATACTGATTATATTGGGACTGGCGATATTTTTATTTGGAGTAGATTTAGGAATACAGCCTATTGGTACCCTCATGGGAGAAAGTATTACAAAAAGCAAAAAATTATGGGTTGTTCTAGTATTTGGATTTATTCTAGGATTTTTTGTTAATATTGCTGAGCCGGATTTGCAAGTATTGGCAAAGCAAGTCAGTGACGTCACTTCAGGTGTTATCTCACAGAGAGACCTGTTAGTTGTAGTATCTATTGGCATAGGTTTAATGGTTTCAGTCGGATTAGGAAGAATCGTCTTTAATTTTCCTCTCAATAGGCTTCTCACAATTTTGTACGGAATCATACTTATATTAGGTTTAATAGCTTCTCCATCATTTTTAGGAATCGCTTTTGACTCAGGAGGAGCCACAACTGGTTCTATGACAGTTCCCTTTATTTTGTCCTTAGGATTAGGGGTATCCTCCATACGAGGAGGAAAAGAATCTGAAAAAGATAGTTTCGGGTTGGTGGGTATAGCCTCCACAGGTCCTATGATCGCTGTTTTTATGATGAGTATCATTTCTAAAATTAGTGAATTAACAGGGGACTTACCAGCGCATGATATCGAGGAACTAGGAATAATAGCCCCTTTCATTCACGAAATGCCTAAGATCATTTTTGAAGTAACAATGGCTTTACTTCCTTTTTTAATCTTATTCCTTATCTTTCAAGCATTTTTCTTTAAACTAACCAAAAGACAATTTAGTAAAATTTTAAAAGGTTTACTCTATACTTTTATAGGATTTGTGTTATTCCTCACAGGAGTAAATGCCGGGTTTATGGAAGCAGGAACAGCTATAGGCCATGGAATTGCTTCCTTAGAAAAAAGCTGGCTGCTAATTCCTATAGGATTTATTCTTGGATTTACGGTTATTTTAGCAGAACCTGCGGTTTATGTATTAAATGAGCAGATTGAAGACGTTACTAGTGGACATATTAAGAAAAAAGTCATATTATATACATTAGCAATAGGAGTTGCAGCGGCAGTTTCTCTTTCCATGCTGAGAATAATGGCAGTAAATATTAAATTATGGCATTTTCTTTTACCTGGATATGCATTGGCAATCGTATTATCCCATTTTTCTCCAAAGCTTTTTGTCGGAATAGCATTTGACTCCGGTGGAGTGGCTTCCGGTCCTATGACGGCAACTTTTATTTTAGCCTTTGCCCAAGGGGCGGCCAATGCCATGGAGGGTGCTGATGTTTTATTGGATGCTTTTGGTGTGATCGCCATGGTAGCATTAACACCGTTGATTGCAATACAAATTTTAGGATTAATATACGAGCGCAAGGCTTCTCAAAGGAGTTGA
- a CDS encoding SPFH domain-containing protein gives MGLFGKQLLNVIEWNETRDDVLFWKWDNEEIKKGSRLIIRPGQDAIFLHNGKIEGIFKDEGNYEIETEIIPFLSTLKGFKFGFNSGLRAEVVFVNTKEFLVRWGTKNAINIPAPGMPGGIPIRSFGTFNVKVDDYLVLIDKVAGIKKSFTVEDIRERALSVLDQLLMKWIVREGKNMFNLQANAFDIAKGIRTDLDMEMIKIGLTVTDLAISSFNYPEQIQKMIEKNASFEMVGDVDKYQKISVIDSLEKHPNSNIGSTLQAGMGLSIGLEMAKQMTKPHVENNPAPAASQKLCKKCYTPLAPNMKFCSNCGEKVAEEVPTAPKKQFCSECGAKIEEGAKFCSECGNKI, from the coding sequence ATGGGTTTATTTGGAAAACAATTATTAAACGTTATTGAATGGAATGAAACGAGAGACGATGTATTGTTTTGGAAATGGGATAATGAAGAAATAAAAAAAGGAAGCAGATTAATCATTAGACCAGGACAAGATGCTATTTTTCTTCACAATGGCAAGATTGAAGGTATATTTAAGGATGAAGGCAATTATGAAATAGAAACAGAAATTATCCCATTTTTAAGTACTCTAAAAGGCTTTAAGTTTGGCTTTAACAGTGGACTTCGAGCAGAAGTTGTGTTCGTAAACACTAAAGAGTTTTTAGTAAGATGGGGTACAAAAAATGCCATCAATATTCCAGCACCTGGCATGCCTGGAGGTATTCCCATTCGCAGTTTTGGAACATTTAACGTTAAAGTGGATGACTATTTGGTGCTTATTGATAAAGTTGCAGGAATTAAGAAATCTTTCACTGTGGAAGATATCAGAGAACGGGCTTTATCAGTCCTTGATCAGCTTCTTATGAAATGGATTGTTAGAGAAGGCAAAAATATGTTTAACCTTCAAGCCAATGCTTTTGATATCGCTAAGGGAATAAGAACGGACTTGGATATGGAGATGATTAAGATTGGATTGACCGTAACCGATCTTGCAATATCCAGTTTCAATTATCCTGAACAAATTCAAAAGATGATAGAGAAGAATGCATCGTTTGAAATGGTTGGAGATGTAGATAAATATCAAAAGATTAGTGTAATAGATTCTTTGGAAAAGCATCCTAATAGCAATATAGGAAGCACACTTCAAGCCGGCATGGGATTATCCATAGGTTTAGAGATGGCAAAGCAGATGACAAAACCTCATGTAGAAAACAATCCTGCTCCTGCTGCTTCACAGAAACTATGCAAGAAATGTTATACGCCTCTGGCCCCCAATATGAAATTCTGCAGTAATTGCGGAGAAAAAGTGGCTGAAGAAGTTCCAACTGCACCCAAAAAGCAATTCTGCTCTGAATGTGGAGCTAAAATAGAGGAAGGCGCAAAGTTCTGCAGTGAATGCGGAAACAAAATATAA
- a CDS encoding YgiQ family radical SAM protein, producing the protein MTDFLPVSKKDMKKRGWEYLDFVLITGDAYVDHPSFGAAIIGRLLESRGYKVGIIAQPSWKDVSDFQKLGKPRLGFLITSGNIDSMVNHYTVAKKRRNQDAYSPGGRAGMRPDRAAIVYANRAREAYKDVPIILGGIEASLRRFAHYDYWDNKVRRSILLDSKADLIVYGMGENAIVEVAEALDNGIPINEITYVRGTVYKTKDKDRAYDYIVLPSYAEIVSSKEKYGDSFLIQYENTDAMSAKTLIEPYGDIYVVQNPPAMPLSQVELDHVYDLFYMRTYHPIYESQGGIPALQEVKFSIINNRGCFGSCSFCALTFHQGRVIQSRSHESIIHEAEVMTEDPEFKGYIHDVGGPTANFREAACEKQKNKGACIKKQCLFPNPCKQLKIDHKDYLSLLRKLRNIPKVKKVFIRSGIRYDYLIYDKDESFFRELCQHHISGQLKVAPEHISSRVLQKMGKPNRQVYEKFVKRYYEINKDLGKDQFLVPYLMSSHPGSDIKAAIELAEYLRDLGYMPEQVQDFYPTPGTLSTCMYYTEMDPRTKEKVYVAKSPHEKAIQRALIQFKKPENYSLVLEALKIAGREDLIGYDKKCLIKPPQKKNTSLKKGQKQRSDKRLKDRYK; encoded by the coding sequence ATGACAGATTTTTTGCCTGTTTCTAAGAAAGATATGAAAAAAAGAGGATGGGAGTATCTTGATTTTGTTCTGATAACAGGGGACGCATATGTGGATCATCCCTCTTTTGGAGCTGCAATAATAGGACGGCTTTTAGAAAGCAGAGGTTATAAGGTAGGTATTATAGCGCAACCTTCCTGGAAAGATGTCTCTGACTTCCAAAAGTTAGGTAAGCCCAGATTGGGCTTTTTAATTACCAGTGGGAATATTGATTCCATGGTAAATCATTATACGGTTGCAAAAAAGAGACGAAATCAAGATGCATATTCTCCGGGAGGAAGGGCTGGGATGCGGCCGGACAGGGCAGCCATAGTCTATGCCAACAGAGCCCGAGAAGCCTATAAAGATGTTCCGATTATTCTGGGAGGTATTGAAGCCAGTTTAAGAAGATTTGCTCACTACGATTATTGGGACAATAAAGTAAGAAGGTCTATCTTACTGGATTCTAAAGCGGATTTAATCGTCTACGGTATGGGGGAAAATGCAATTGTTGAAGTTGCAGAGGCTCTGGATAACGGAATTCCCATAAATGAAATTACATATGTTAGGGGGACCGTATACAAGACAAAGGATAAAGACAGAGCCTATGACTATATTGTTCTTCCATCCTATGCTGAGATTGTAAGTTCTAAGGAAAAGTATGGAGACAGTTTCTTAATACAATATGAAAATACCGATGCAATGTCTGCAAAAACCCTTATTGAACCCTATGGGGATATTTATGTCGTTCAAAATCCTCCGGCTATGCCGCTGAGCCAAGTGGAGTTAGATCATGTATACGACCTCTTTTATATGAGAACTTATCACCCCATTTATGAGTCTCAGGGAGGAATTCCGGCACTACAAGAAGTGAAATTCAGTATCATAAACAATCGTGGATGTTTTGGAAGCTGTAGTTTTTGTGCATTGACCTTTCATCAGGGGCGAGTAATACAATCACGAAGCCATGAATCGATTATTCATGAAGCAGAAGTTATGACAGAAGATCCGGAATTTAAAGGTTATATTCATGACGTGGGAGGACCAACGGCTAATTTTAGAGAAGCAGCTTGTGAAAAGCAGAAAAACAAAGGCGCATGTATAAAAAAGCAGTGCTTATTCCCAAACCCCTGTAAGCAACTTAAAATAGATCATAAGGATTACTTAAGTCTTCTTCGCAAACTAAGAAACATTCCTAAAGTTAAAAAAGTATTTATCCGTTCAGGTATTCGCTATGATTATTTGATTTATGACAAGGACGAAAGTTTCTTTAGAGAATTATGCCAGCATCATATCAGCGGACAGCTTAAAGTTGCACCGGAACATATCTCATCCAGAGTACTGCAAAAGATGGGAAAACCCAATAGACAAGTATATGAAAAATTCGTAAAAAGATATTATGAAATTAATAAAGATCTGGGTAAAGACCAATTTTTAGTGCCTTACTTGATGTCAAGTCATCCCGGTTCGGATATAAAAGCAGCCATTGAGCTGGCGGAATATTTAAGGGATTTAGGATATATGCCGGAACAGGTACAGGATTTTTATCCAACTCCAGGAACCTTGTCAACATGTATGTATTATACCGAAATGGACCCTAGAACAAAGGAAAAAGTATATGTTGCAAAATCTCCCCATGAAAAAGCAATCCAAAGAGCATTGATACAATTTAAAAAGCCTGAAAACTATTCTCTTGTCTTGGAGGCTTTAAAAATAGCCGGCAGAGAAGATTTAATCGGATATGATAAAAAATGTTTAATTAAGCCACCTCAAAAGAAAAACACATCTTTAAAGAAAGGTCAAAAACAGAGAAGCGACAAAAGGTTGAAAGATAGATACAAATAA
- a CDS encoding PilZ domain-containing protein → MQSNDKRRFLRFLNESEVKIKLNDTVLSYPMEDFSAGGFRIRYVEGFEIGQIVEVVIDFDYGQFETEAKVKWQNKERGIGFEFLDIEMFS, encoded by the coding sequence TTGCAATCGAATGACAAAAGAAGATTTCTACGTTTTCTTAATGAATCAGAAGTAAAAATTAAGCTGAATGATACTGTGCTTTCCTATCCTATGGAGGATTTTTCGGCTGGAGGTTTTAGAATCCGTTATGTTGAAGGGTTTGAAATAGGCCAAATTGTAGAAGTTGTAATAGATTTTGATTATGGTCAATTTGAAACAGAAGCAAAAGTTAAATGGCAAAATAAAGAAAGAGGAATAGGTTTTGAATTTTTAGATATTGAAATGTTTTCTTAA
- a CDS encoding PspA/IM30 family protein, which translates to MALFKRFTQNASSNNKEIAQLLKSLEEEIAKIKVEASKMEAAQSRTKRELDECREEIRKMENYIEHARNSGNTESERIFLTKKASLEEKERALQSSYDAMIGNGQNMKQSQEMLLSKMNELKSRKDAIDIKLERAKIQEKLNEINTGTFSELEEKVNRRLDLAEAMAELNEIEKGNL; encoded by the coding sequence ATGGCTCTTTTTAAAAGGTTTACACAAAATGCTTCTTCTAATAATAAAGAAATCGCTCAGCTTTTAAAATCTTTGGAGGAAGAAATTGCGAAGATAAAGGTTGAGGCATCAAAAATGGAAGCTGCTCAGTCCAGGACAAAAAGAGAACTGGATGAATGCCGTGAAGAAATAAGAAAGATGGAAAATTATATTGAACATGCCAGAAATTCGGGAAATACAGAGAGTGAAAGAATATTCCTCACTAAAAAGGCTTCACTGGAAGAAAAAGAGAGAGCATTACAAAGCTCCTATGATGCTATGATAGGTAATGGGCAAAATATGAAGCAGTCTCAGGAGATGCTCCTTTCCAAAATGAATGAGTTAAAAAGCCGTAAGGATGCTATAGATATCAAACTGGAAAGAGCCAAAATACAGGAAAAACTAAACGAAATCAATACCGGTACTTTTTCAGAGTTAGAAGAGAAAGTCAATCGAAGGTTGGATCTTGCAGAGGCAATGGCTGAGCTTAATGAGATAGAAAAAGGAAATTTATAA
- a CDS encoding M3 family oligoendopeptidase — protein sequence MDMRWSLEELYPSFESESFQKDFEKAFEKIESIKEWAKSNLDSTESSVSKIENYLKMQIEFGNLYSRLFEYASLVMSVDAKNETALQVVEKLEAKATDLAEPSAKFKKWLYSLGNLDTLISCSDLLKEHAFYLKELVLETKYLLRDEEEILLAKMKNTGSKAWEKLQELLSSTLLVDITINGERKQLPLPIVRNMAYEKDAALRKTAYEAELKAYDKIAEASAASLNGIKGEVITESKMRGYKSPLEMTLLHSRMDQETLDAMFEAIMESLPSFRKYLKKKAELLGHQNGLPFYDLFAPMGEGEMKFTYEEAKEFIVKNFSKFSPALGNFAKNAFEKRWIDAEPRDGKRGGAFCSNIHSIKESRILSNFTGMFNDVVTLAHELGHGYHGECLKNETYLNSDYAMPIAETASIFSETIIIDAALKEASPDEAFAILESDLMSSTQVIVDIYSRFLFEDELFKRREQGSLSVNELKKMMLESQKKAYGEGLDENYLHPYMWVCKPHYYSADYNYYNFPYAFGLLFSKGLYALYLERGEAFVKEFDELLAATGKNNLVDVAKKMNIDLHSVDFWKNSLRLIEKDINKFLSL from the coding sequence ATGGATATGCGCTGGAGTCTGGAAGAATTATATCCTTCTTTTGAATCAGAATCATTTCAGAAGGATTTCGAAAAAGCATTTGAAAAAATTGAAAGCATAAAAGAGTGGGCAAAAAGTAATTTAGATTCAACGGAAAGTTCTGTATCTAAAATTGAAAACTACCTCAAAATGCAAATAGAATTTGGAAATCTTTATAGTCGACTATTTGAATATGCTTCTTTGGTGATGAGCGTAGATGCAAAAAATGAAACGGCGCTGCAGGTAGTAGAAAAATTAGAAGCCAAAGCAACAGACCTTGCTGAACCTTCTGCGAAATTCAAGAAATGGCTTTATTCCTTAGGTAATCTAGATACTTTAATAAGCTGTTCTGATCTTTTAAAAGAACATGCCTTTTATTTAAAAGAACTTGTTTTAGAAACAAAATACCTGCTAAGGGACGAAGAAGAAATTTTACTGGCAAAAATGAAAAATACCGGTTCAAAGGCTTGGGAAAAGCTTCAAGAACTTCTTTCATCGACTTTACTTGTGGACATTACAATAAACGGGGAAAGAAAACAACTTCCTCTTCCAATTGTACGCAATATGGCATATGAAAAGGATGCTGCCCTTAGAAAAACAGCTTATGAAGCGGAGTTAAAAGCCTATGATAAAATTGCAGAAGCCTCTGCCGCGTCCCTAAACGGCATTAAAGGAGAAGTTATTACTGAATCTAAAATGAGAGGATATAAATCTCCTCTTGAAATGACACTGCTGCATTCAAGGATGGACCAAGAAACCCTGGATGCTATGTTTGAAGCGATTATGGAATCCCTGCCATCCTTTAGAAAATATCTTAAGAAAAAAGCAGAGCTTCTCGGACATCAAAATGGACTTCCATTCTATGACTTGTTTGCACCCATGGGTGAAGGGGAGATGAAATTTACTTATGAAGAAGCAAAGGAATTTATAGTCAAAAACTTTAGCAAGTTTAGCCCTGCTTTAGGCAATTTTGCTAAGAACGCCTTTGAAAAAAGATGGATTGATGCGGAACCTAGAGATGGAAAGCGAGGGGGCGCTTTCTGTTCTAATATTCATTCCATAAAGGAAAGCCGAATTTTAAGCAACTTTACAGGAATGTTTAATGATGTGGTTACTCTTGCCCACGAGCTTGGACACGGATATCACGGCGAGTGTTTAAAAAATGAAACTTACTTAAATAGTGATTATGCGATGCCCATTGCAGAAACTGCATCCATATTTTCTGAAACGATTATAATCGATGCGGCACTTAAAGAAGCTTCCCCTGATGAAGCTTTTGCCATCCTGGAAAGCGATCTCATGAGTTCGACTCAAGTAATCGTAGACATCTACAGCCGTTTCTTATTTGAGGATGAACTTTTTAAAAGAAGAGAGCAGGGCTCTCTATCAGTTAATGAACTTAAAAAGATGATGCTGGAATCTCAAAAGAAAGCTTACGGGGAAGGTCTTGATGAAAATTATCTTCATCCCTATATGTGGGTTTGCAAACCTCATTATTATTCTGCCGATTATAATTATTATAATTTCCCCTATGCCTTTGGACTTTTATTCTCTAAAGGACTCTATGCCCTATATTTAGAACGGGGAGAAGCCTTCGTGAAAGAATTTGACGAACTGCTCGCTGCCACAGGCAAAAATAACTTGGTGGATGTGGCAAAAAAGATGAATATTGATCTTCACTCCGTTGATTTTTGGAAAAACTCTCTTAGACTTATTGAAAAAGATATAAATAAATTTCTCAGTTTATAG
- a CDS encoding P-II family nitrogen regulator — MESDTMNNYILTIVVVNPGMGSKVLVEAKNIGVNGGTIFLGKGTTTNRLLEFFGFDEEKKEIVLLGSEEKYETILHETLTQKFHMDKSNHGIIVTIPIKNIIGRITGTEFEADSEFKTGGKHAMEMEYEAVFTIVDRGLGHEVVDAANSAGARGATIINARGSGIHEDSKFFSMNIEPEKEIVMIIIPKEISDAVVKVIRETMKIDEPGKGIMFVMNVSKTSGIFREDTKK; from the coding sequence ATGGAATCAGATACTATGAATAATTATATTCTTACCATTGTTGTAGTGAATCCCGGTATGGGAAGCAAGGTTTTGGTTGAGGCGAAAAATATAGGTGTTAATGGCGGAACTATATTTTTAGGAAAAGGAACAACAACCAATCGGCTGTTAGAGTTTTTTGGATTTGATGAAGAGAAAAAAGAAATCGTGTTATTGGGTTCGGAAGAAAAATATGAAACGATACTTCATGAAACTTTAACTCAAAAGTTCCATATGGATAAGTCTAATCACGGGATTATTGTTACAATCCCTATAAAAAACATTATCGGTAGAATCACTGGTACAGAATTTGAGGCTGACAGTGAATTCAAAACAGGAGGGAAACATGCCATGGAAATGGAATATGAGGCGGTCTTCACTATAGTAGACAGAGGTCTTGGACATGAAGTTGTAGATGCTGCTAATTCTGCCGGAGCGAGAGGAGCAACCATCATTAATGCAAGAGGTTCAGGGATTCATGAAGACAGCAAGTTTTTTTCAATGAATATTGAACCGGAAAAAGAAATAGTGATGATTATTATTCCAAAAGAAATATCTGATGCGGTTGTTAAAGTGATAAGGGAAACCATGAAGATAGACGAACCAGGGAAAGGCATTATGTTTGTTATGAATGTTAGCAAAACATCGGGCATATTTAGAGAAGATACAAAAAAATAA